In Stieleria varia, one genomic interval encodes:
- a CDS encoding PQQ-binding-like beta-propeller repeat protein, with protein sequence MRTQFSLAQSCTAAILVIFSLYASGISSAADVASWPQWRGPEQNGFAPGDSFPTVWSETNGTKWRLELPGRGGSTPVVAGGKAFLTAGADEKNHLLAVDVKTGKLDWQVELGGDAGGKHQKGSGANPSPVTDGESVYAYFRSGDLACVSLAGEIQWQINLQKEFGEDSLWWDLGTSPLLTDNAVVVAVMQTGPSYLVAFEKTTGKQLWKTERKVLAPEESAQSYTTPVNVTINGLPGIAVMGADHLTLNDAKSGKELARLGGFNPEERTRERSISSPVAHNGIVVCPYQRGQSLTAVRISELANGKGKAAIAWFRDDLGSDVPTPAAHDGRVYVVSDDKQMRGLVACLDNETGKTIWEVQIPKSRKSFSSSPLVAGDHLYVTGEDAAVYVIGPLSSAQPTVVATNVVTDSDPTTVSSPVPAGDNLLLRTRNRLYCFGK encoded by the coding sequence ATGCGAACTCAATTTTCTCTCGCGCAGTCCTGCACTGCGGCCATCCTTGTGATTTTCTCGCTCTATGCGTCAGGGATTTCCTCGGCAGCCGATGTCGCCAGTTGGCCACAATGGCGTGGGCCAGAGCAAAACGGGTTCGCCCCCGGCGATTCGTTTCCTACTGTCTGGAGCGAGACCAACGGCACCAAATGGAGACTTGAGTTGCCAGGTAGGGGCGGCAGCACGCCCGTCGTGGCTGGCGGCAAAGCATTCTTGACCGCAGGTGCAGATGAAAAGAACCACTTGCTGGCCGTCGATGTCAAGACTGGCAAACTCGATTGGCAAGTTGAACTCGGTGGCGACGCCGGCGGAAAACACCAGAAAGGCAGCGGCGCGAATCCGTCCCCGGTCACCGACGGCGAATCCGTCTACGCTTATTTCCGCAGCGGCGACCTCGCCTGCGTTTCGCTCGCTGGCGAGATCCAGTGGCAAATCAACTTGCAAAAAGAGTTCGGAGAAGACTCCCTGTGGTGGGACTTGGGAACCTCCCCACTGCTGACCGACAACGCGGTGGTCGTTGCGGTGATGCAAACCGGACCGAGCTATCTGGTTGCCTTTGAAAAAACGACTGGCAAGCAGCTTTGGAAAACCGAACGCAAGGTATTGGCTCCCGAGGAGTCCGCACAAAGCTATACGACGCCGGTGAATGTCACCATCAACGGGTTGCCCGGCATCGCTGTGATGGGTGCAGACCACCTCACTTTGAACGATGCCAAAAGCGGCAAGGAGTTGGCACGTCTAGGTGGGTTCAATCCCGAGGAAAGAACGCGTGAGCGATCGATTTCGTCGCCCGTCGCTCACAACGGTATCGTCGTTTGCCCCTACCAGCGTGGACAGTCACTCACGGCAGTCCGCATCAGTGAACTCGCCAACGGAAAGGGCAAAGCAGCGATCGCGTGGTTCCGCGATGACTTGGGCAGCGACGTTCCCACACCTGCGGCGCACGACGGACGCGTTTATGTTGTCTCCGATGACAAGCAGATGCGGGGACTGGTGGCATGCTTGGACAACGAGACAGGAAAGACGATTTGGGAAGTTCAGATTCCTAAATCCCGCAAGTCGTTCAGCAGTTCGCCACTCGTTGCCGGCGATCACTTGTACGTCACGGGCGAAGACGCCGCCGTGTACGTGATCGGACCACTCTCAAGTGCTCAACCGACCGTCGTGGCCACGAATGTGGTTACAGACTCGGACCCAACAACCGTCTCCAGCCCGGTCCCCGCAGGCGACAATCTGCTGCTGCGAACTCGCAACCGTCTGTACTGCTTTGGAAAGTAA
- a CDS encoding tRNA (adenine(22)-N(1))-methyltransferase: MPKLDKRLKTVARLIRSQTHADIGSDHGHLLAALLAAGRVERGIAIENKRQPFLNSTATLAGKNAEVRFGDGLAALSKGEVQSLSICGMGGESIVRILNENPDRVPSSLVLQPNHKADQVRRWAWQSGYHLRDEQFAPGHWQYVVLAYSKATPPESEAPDPAYVNLDLEAAFLFGPTAIRNPSKSFLERLQEEREYLTQMKCHTPVTDQRLRAIDRLMVHSTV; this comes from the coding sequence TTGCCCAAATTAGACAAGCGACTCAAGACCGTCGCGAGGCTGATTCGCTCGCAAACACATGCCGACATCGGCAGCGACCACGGTCACTTGCTCGCGGCGCTGCTGGCTGCCGGTCGCGTCGAGCGGGGCATCGCCATCGAAAACAAACGCCAGCCGTTTCTCAACTCGACCGCCACGCTGGCTGGCAAGAATGCAGAAGTGCGTTTCGGCGACGGCTTGGCGGCTTTGTCAAAAGGCGAAGTGCAAAGTCTCAGTATCTGTGGGATGGGCGGCGAAAGCATTGTGCGGATTCTGAACGAGAATCCTGATCGCGTCCCGTCCTCACTCGTCTTGCAGCCCAATCACAAGGCCGATCAAGTGCGCCGCTGGGCTTGGCAATCCGGCTACCATCTCCGAGACGAACAATTTGCTCCCGGGCATTGGCAGTACGTTGTCTTGGCGTACAGCAAAGCAACACCGCCTGAGTCGGAGGCACCAGATCCCGCGTACGTGAACCTGGATCTTGAAGCAGCGTTTCTCTTTGGCCCCACCGCGATTCGAAATCCATCGAAGTCTTTTCTGGAGCGATTGCAAGAAGAACGCGAGTACCTGACGCAAATGAAATGTCACACGCCGGTGACAGACCAGCGTCTGCGTGCGATCGACCGCCTGATGGTGCACTCCACCGTTTGA
- a CDS encoding family 43 glycosylhydrolase: MIRQTSILFFVLVVLTTTTGRASIAAAEPDASRAVILSDSLQQLAADRWSTAGGQWRPGASGITVTGGQGPRLMLTNQSLQDFELEVEVRTNAQAGVVFRVADSQPGVDAYRGYYVGVDAGAESILWGASEGAWRQIASRPGPIDSSHWYRLRLIVRDANVKVFVDNVAAGSTEFPIIDGIDQANRVGQVGLRSLGRESRFRNLVIRELEPLNAAPTYTNPLKPGIADPTVLLHEGIYYLYCTHSHDHPDMRRGIRLFTSPNLVNWDDRGYIVRNEDSWGDSRFWAPDIIERNGKFYLYYAADTRICVAVADSPAGPFKQIGDRPMSPDSIRIDAHVFQDDDGQCYFYYVHFNRGNEIWGGKLNDDMITVDESSLKRLIQPDQGWERHQAPIAEGPEVLKHNGVYYLTYSGSHFESPEYAVGYATSDSPLGPWKKYQYNPIMKSTAYAHGTAHHCITESLDGKEKWIVYHRHFSLTETEPRQLSIDRLRFVPQDDGPDVLAVWGPTSSPQPVP; the protein is encoded by the coding sequence ATGATTCGACAAACCAGCATCCTCTTCTTCGTTCTCGTCGTACTGACTACGACCACAGGCCGTGCATCCATCGCAGCAGCAGAGCCAGACGCATCGCGTGCGGTGATCTTGAGCGACTCGTTGCAACAATTGGCGGCGGACCGATGGTCGACTGCTGGCGGGCAATGGCGTCCAGGGGCATCTGGAATCACGGTGACGGGAGGCCAAGGTCCGAGGCTGATGCTCACCAATCAGTCTTTGCAGGATTTTGAGTTGGAGGTTGAGGTCCGAACCAATGCCCAAGCCGGCGTTGTTTTTCGCGTCGCTGACTCGCAACCCGGAGTGGACGCCTATCGCGGCTACTACGTGGGTGTGGACGCGGGCGCGGAGAGTATTCTGTGGGGAGCAAGCGAAGGAGCATGGCGTCAAATTGCCAGTCGACCCGGTCCCATCGACTCGTCGCATTGGTACCGTCTGAGGCTGATCGTTCGTGACGCCAACGTCAAGGTCTTTGTCGATAACGTCGCAGCAGGATCAACTGAATTCCCGATCATCGACGGAATCGATCAAGCGAATCGCGTTGGCCAAGTCGGTTTGCGTTCTCTCGGCCGAGAATCGCGGTTTCGCAATTTGGTGATCCGCGAGTTGGAACCGTTGAATGCAGCGCCGACCTACACCAATCCGCTAAAGCCAGGAATCGCCGATCCCACAGTTTTGCTACACGAGGGTATCTATTACCTGTACTGCACGCATTCGCACGATCATCCCGATATGCGTCGAGGCATCCGCTTGTTCACTTCGCCGAATCTCGTCAACTGGGATGATCGAGGATACATCGTACGGAACGAGGACAGTTGGGGGGATTCCCGTTTCTGGGCACCGGACATCATTGAGAGAAACGGCAAGTTCTATCTGTACTACGCGGCGGACACCCGGATTTGCGTTGCGGTCGCGGATTCGCCGGCGGGTCCGTTCAAGCAGATCGGAGACCGGCCGATGAGCCCCGATTCTATTCGCATCGACGCGCACGTGTTTCAAGATGACGATGGGCAATGTTACTTCTACTACGTCCACTTCAATCGTGGAAACGAGATATGGGGCGGAAAGTTGAACGATGACATGATCACGGTGGACGAAAGCTCGCTAAAGCGGCTAATCCAGCCAGATCAAGGTTGGGAGCGTCACCAGGCGCCCATCGCGGAAGGTCCCGAAGTCCTCAAGCACAACGGCGTGTACTACTTGACGTACTCCGGCAGCCACTTTGAAAGTCCCGAATACGCGGTCGGCTATGCGACGTCGGACAGTCCCTTGGGGCCATGGAAAAAGTATCAATACAACCCGATCATGAAATCGACCGCCTATGCACACGGGACCGCGCACCACTGCATCACCGAATCTCTCGACGGCAAAGAAAAGTGGATCGTGTATCACCGCCACTTTTCGCTCACCGAAACGGAGCCGCGACAGCTCTCCATCGACCGGCTACGTTTTGTCCCTCAGGACGACGGCCCCGATGTACTGGCCGTCTGGGGGCCGACATCGTCGCCGCAACCTGTCCCCTGA
- a CDS encoding sodium:calcium antiporter, whose amino-acid sequence MVAFWFTLLALGVGVTGIVLASSADQLGEAFRLERSVTGFILLAAATSLPELIVSGQLAWNDLPDMAVGGVMGSCLINLLILAGIDLSQRSRGRILSRRAAAHALAALASIMMAAIVGVCVLMPGLPTLGRFHVGTVLVFLSYFVTVRLVFVDRVTSEPVEPHESVSILPETASEQPTRHWLRPLLYYLGATGVILALAAPLTGTSESLATILGLSGTFFGAVFIALVTSLPEAVTTYQATRMDAHDLAIGNILGSNTFNLLILVAIDAFYHKPLFSDLGPVHAITALGIIVTTTIAVMGILYRVEKRIWYLEPDAAGVILSALLFFYFVYSM is encoded by the coding sequence ATGGTCGCTTTCTGGTTTACTTTGCTTGCTCTGGGTGTCGGTGTCACGGGGATCGTTCTGGCATCGTCGGCAGATCAACTGGGGGAAGCTTTTCGTTTGGAACGATCCGTCACCGGTTTTATCTTGCTCGCCGCCGCGACAAGCTTGCCGGAGTTGATCGTCAGTGGCCAACTGGCGTGGAATGATCTGCCCGACATGGCTGTGGGCGGGGTGATGGGCAGTTGTTTGATCAATCTGCTGATCCTTGCGGGCATCGATTTATCTCAACGTTCACGAGGTCGGATACTCAGTCGGCGGGCAGCGGCGCACGCTTTGGCCGCATTGGCTTCGATCATGATGGCGGCCATCGTCGGCGTTTGTGTGTTGATGCCCGGACTACCGACGCTGGGCAGGTTCCACGTGGGAACCGTGCTGGTGTTCTTGTCGTATTTTGTCACCGTACGATTGGTCTTCGTCGACCGAGTCACCAGCGAGCCCGTGGAACCGCACGAGTCCGTCAGCATCTTGCCCGAGACAGCGTCTGAGCAACCGACACGGCATTGGTTGCGTCCATTGCTTTACTACCTCGGCGCCACCGGCGTGATATTAGCATTAGCGGCGCCGCTGACGGGCACATCAGAATCGCTCGCAACGATCCTGGGGCTCAGCGGCACCTTCTTTGGAGCCGTCTTCATCGCATTGGTCACATCGTTGCCCGAAGCGGTCACGACGTATCAAGCGACCCGAATGGACGCACACGATCTGGCGATCGGAAATATTCTCGGCAGCAACACGTTCAATCTCTTGATCCTCGTCGCGATCGATGCATTCTATCACAAGCCGCTTTTCAGCGATCTGGGCCCCGTGCATGCGATCACAGCGTTGGGGATCATTGTCACAACCACCATCGCGGTGATGGGAATCTTGTACCGAGTGGAAAAACGGATCTGGTACTTGGAGCCTGATGCCGCAGGAGTGATCCTGTCGGCCTTGCTGTTTTTCTACTTTGTTTACTCGATGTGA
- a CDS encoding prolipoprotein diacylglyceryl transferase, translated as MNVDFAYTLIMGAAMTTGFLLSRLSQRSLSLDRTQRLGVLMGAFCGAMIGAKLPYLFGDLDALMSGAAWFQNGKTILCGLVGGYFGVEIAKWTMQIKSKTGDSFAVPVAATIAVGRLGCFQAQCCYGTPSDLPWAVVFPRIDLLTRHPTQIYESLFHTAAAIALWALMRRGIFRGNLIKLYIILYASYRVVTEMIRPEPRLVANLTAYQWASLAIIVLFSVLWWRDRRQQFLALGSQVETSAQQG; from the coding sequence ATGAACGTTGACTTTGCGTACACGTTGATCATGGGAGCCGCCATGACGACGGGGTTTCTGCTCAGCCGTTTGTCGCAGCGCAGTCTATCGCTGGATCGGACGCAACGATTGGGTGTCCTGATGGGTGCGTTCTGCGGCGCGATGATCGGAGCGAAGTTGCCGTATTTGTTTGGTGACCTTGATGCCTTGATGTCCGGCGCGGCGTGGTTTCAAAACGGCAAGACGATTCTTTGCGGTCTGGTTGGCGGTTACTTTGGCGTCGAGATTGCCAAGTGGACGATGCAGATCAAGTCCAAGACAGGCGATTCCTTTGCCGTACCGGTTGCGGCGACCATCGCGGTGGGGCGTTTGGGGTGCTTTCAAGCACAGTGTTGCTATGGCACACCCAGCGATTTGCCATGGGCGGTCGTTTTTCCCAGAATCGACCTGCTGACGCGACATCCCACCCAGATCTACGAGTCGCTCTTTCACACGGCCGCAGCGATCGCGTTGTGGGCACTGATGCGTCGCGGAATTTTTCGCGGCAATCTGATCAAACTGTACATCATCTTGTACGCCTCCTATCGAGTGGTCACGGAGATGATTCGTCCCGAACCCCGACTGGTCGCCAATCTGACAGCCTACCAGTGGGCCAGCCTAGCAATCATCGTACTATTCAGCGTCCTTTGGTGGCGTGATCGTCGTCAACAGTTCCTTGCATTGGGAAGTCAAGTGGAAACGTCAGCTCAGCAAGGGTAG
- a CDS encoding radical SAM protein, whose product MKLREHSFIGTTQSLCPECLELVPAKIIVKNGRVYFRKRCSTHGVREDFVCSDVRQFDQSQYSTPGKLPLIHGAESKRGCPYDCGLCTEHEQHTCIALLEITSSCNLTCPMCFAGSAPGGKHLTLEQCKRAIDRLVEVEGKPEVLQLSGGEPTIHPDFLEILQYACDQPIDVVMINTNGVRFAKDAEFRDAVAKWRHRAEVYLQFDGFSESHHELLRGKSLLETKLQAVEVLGEVGLNTTLVCTLQAGVNDDQPGPIIRHAIERPHITGVSFQPATYTGRYFLPEQLEDRITFPDVIAAIAEQAGEWFAESDFLPLPCAHPNGHSLAYAYRGNGTTVPLNRFIDIAANMDLLANGIVFTRERAKSLVSQYLARAACGPGGCEPSIAVARPTATETSDDLTQTAQAFFMAAATQTLRQSDLLRITITSFMDAYNFDVRQLMKSCVHHLLPTGHLIPFSAYNVLYRDGHVPLPQLVDVRNDSSPGRQQAPQRPSLPLVSIDER is encoded by the coding sequence ATGAAACTGCGAGAACACTCATTCATCGGAACCACTCAAAGCCTCTGTCCCGAATGTCTGGAGCTGGTCCCGGCAAAGATCATCGTCAAGAACGGGCGAGTCTACTTTCGCAAACGCTGCTCGACACACGGCGTCCGAGAGGATTTTGTTTGCTCTGATGTCCGTCAGTTCGATCAAAGCCAGTACAGTACTCCCGGGAAATTACCTCTGATCCACGGCGCTGAATCAAAACGCGGCTGCCCTTACGATTGTGGTTTGTGTACCGAACACGAACAACATACTTGTATCGCTTTGCTGGAAATCACATCGAGCTGCAACCTGACCTGCCCGATGTGCTTCGCCGGCAGCGCCCCCGGTGGCAAGCATCTGACGCTGGAGCAGTGCAAGCGTGCAATTGACCGCTTGGTTGAGGTCGAGGGGAAACCGGAAGTCCTACAGTTGTCCGGCGGAGAGCCGACCATTCATCCAGATTTTCTGGAGATCCTGCAGTACGCCTGCGATCAGCCGATCGATGTCGTGATGATCAACACCAACGGAGTGCGTTTTGCGAAGGATGCTGAGTTCCGTGATGCGGTTGCGAAGTGGAGGCACCGCGCGGAGGTCTACCTGCAATTCGACGGGTTCAGCGAATCACATCACGAATTGCTGCGAGGCAAATCGCTTTTGGAAACCAAACTGCAAGCGGTCGAGGTGCTCGGCGAAGTCGGGTTGAACACGACGCTGGTTTGCACGCTGCAAGCCGGAGTGAATGACGATCAGCCGGGACCGATCATTCGACACGCCATCGAGCGTCCACACATCACCGGCGTCAGTTTTCAACCCGCGACCTACACCGGGAGGTATTTCTTGCCAGAGCAACTCGAAGATCGGATCACGTTTCCCGATGTGATTGCCGCGATCGCCGAACAAGCCGGTGAGTGGTTTGCCGAATCGGACTTTTTGCCATTGCCCTGTGCACACCCCAACGGCCATTCATTGGCCTACGCCTATCGTGGGAACGGGACAACCGTACCGTTGAATCGATTCATCGATATCGCGGCCAACATGGACTTGCTGGCCAACGGAATCGTGTTCACACGAGAACGTGCCAAATCTCTGGTCAGCCAATACTTGGCCCGAGCCGCCTGCGGCCCCGGTGGTTGCGAGCCTTCGATTGCGGTCGCTCGTCCGACGGCAACGGAAACCTCCGACGATTTGACGCAAACCGCTCAAGCATTCTTCATGGCAGCCGCCACGCAAACGCTGCGTCAGTCAGATTTGCTACGCATCACGATCACGTCGTTCATGGACGCGTACAATTTCGATGTGCGTCAACTGATGAAATCCTGCGTGCATCATTTATTGCCCACGGGTCATCTCATTCCGTTCTCTGCCTACAACGTGCTGTATCGGGACGGGCATGTTCCGTTGCCGCAACTCGTCGACGTTCGCAACGACTCAAGCCCTGGTCGACAACAGGCCCCGCAACGGCCCTCGTTGCCTTTGGTCTCCATCGATGAACGTTGA